From one Nycticebus coucang isolate mNycCou1 chromosome 14, mNycCou1.pri, whole genome shotgun sequence genomic stretch:
- the SLC35C1 gene encoding GDP-fucose transporter 1 isoform X1, translating into MWPWKKEGTCSHNWRDNWPAAASPRPQVDSRPARLAQCQRLGRKAGSQPAGAAPGCRAASAAWGGSGGHLVHWRRAPLKRSRILHMALTGASDASGEAEANREKPFLLRALQITLVVSLYWLTSISMVFLNKYLLDSPSLQLDAPIFVTFYQCLVTTLLCKGLSTLATCCPGTVDFPTLHLDLRVARSVLPLSVVFISMITFNNLCLKYVGVAFYNVGRSLTTVFNVLLSYLLLKQTTSFYALLTCGIIIGGFWLGVDQEGAEGTLSLTGTLFGVLASLCVSLNAIYTKKVLPAVDGSIWRLTFYNNVNACVLFLPLLLLLGDLRALWDFAQLGSAHFWGMMTLSGLFGFAIGYVTGLQIKFTSPLTHNVSGTAKACAQTVLAVLYYEETKSFLWWTSNMMVLGGSSAYTWVRGWEMKKTQEEPSPKEGEKSMLGV; encoded by the exons ATGTGGCCTTGGAAAAAGGAGGGTACCTGCTCCCACAACTGGCGGGATAATTGGCCTGCCGCCGCTTCCCCCAGGCCCCAAGTGGACAGCAGGCCGGCAAGGCTGGCCCAATGCCAGCGCCTAGGGCGGAAAGCAGGAAGTCAACCCGCGGGCGCGGCCCCTGGGTGCCGTGCTGCAAGTGCTGCCTGGGGTGGCTCAGGTGGGCACCTGGTACACTGGAGGAG GGCCCCTCTGAAGCGGTCCAGGATCCTGCACATGGCACTGACCGGGGCCTCTGATGCCTCTGGAGAGGCTGAAGCCAACAGGGAGAAGCCCTTTCTCCTGCGGGCTTTGCAGATCACATTGGTAGTCTCTCTCTACTGGCTTACCTCCATCTCCATGGTGTTCCTTAACAAGTACCTGCTGGACAGCCCCTCCTTGCAGCTGGACGCCCCTATCTTTGTCACCTTCTACCAGTGCCTGGTGACCACACTGCTATGCAAGGGCCTCAGCACACTGGCCACCTGCTGCCCAGGTACTGTGGACTTCCCCACCctgcacctggacctcagggtGGCCCGCAGTGTCCTGCCCTTGTCAGTGGTCTTCATTAGCATGATCACCTTCAATAACCTCTGCCTCAAGTATGTCGGTGTGGCCTTCTACAATGTGGGCCGCTCGCTGACCACTGTCTTCAACGTGCTGCTCTCCTACCTGCTGCTCAAACAGACCACCTCCTTCTATGCCCTGCTCACCTGCGGCATCATCATCG GTGGCTTCTGGCTTGGTGTGGACCAGGAGGGAGCAGAGGGTACCCTGTCCTTGACGGGCACCCTCTTTGGCGTGCTGGCCAGCCTCTGTGTTTCACTCAATGCCATCTACACCAAGAAGGTGCTCCCGGCAGTGGATGGCAGCATCTGGCGCCTGACCTTCTACAACAATGTCAATGCCTGTGTCCTCTTCCtgcccctgctgctgctgctcggGGACCTGCGGGCCCTGTGGGACTTTGCCCAGTTGGGCAGCGCCCACTTCTGGGGAATGATGACACTCAGCGGCCTATTTGGCTTTGCCATTGGCTACGTGACAGGACTGCAGATCAAGTTCACCAGTCCCCTGACCCACAATGTGTCGGGCACTGCCAAGGCCTGTGCCCAGACGGTGCTGGCTGTTCTCTACTACGAGGAGACCAAGAGTTTCCTCTGGTGGACGAGCAACATGATGGTCCTGGGGGGCTCCTCCGCCTACACCTGGGTCCGGGGCTGGGAGATGAAGAAGACTCAGGAGGAGCCCAGCCCCAAAGAGGGTGAGAAGAGCATGTTGGGCGTGTGA
- the SLC35C1 gene encoding GDP-fucose transporter 1 isoform X2: MALTGASDASGEAEANREKPFLLRALQITLVVSLYWLTSISMVFLNKYLLDSPSLQLDAPIFVTFYQCLVTTLLCKGLSTLATCCPGTVDFPTLHLDLRVARSVLPLSVVFISMITFNNLCLKYVGVAFYNVGRSLTTVFNVLLSYLLLKQTTSFYALLTCGIIIGGFWLGVDQEGAEGTLSLTGTLFGVLASLCVSLNAIYTKKVLPAVDGSIWRLTFYNNVNACVLFLPLLLLLGDLRALWDFAQLGSAHFWGMMTLSGLFGFAIGYVTGLQIKFTSPLTHNVSGTAKACAQTVLAVLYYEETKSFLWWTSNMMVLGGSSAYTWVRGWEMKKTQEEPSPKEGEKSMLGV, encoded by the exons ATGGCACTGACCGGGGCCTCTGATGCCTCTGGAGAGGCTGAAGCCAACAGGGAGAAGCCCTTTCTCCTGCGGGCTTTGCAGATCACATTGGTAGTCTCTCTCTACTGGCTTACCTCCATCTCCATGGTGTTCCTTAACAAGTACCTGCTGGACAGCCCCTCCTTGCAGCTGGACGCCCCTATCTTTGTCACCTTCTACCAGTGCCTGGTGACCACACTGCTATGCAAGGGCCTCAGCACACTGGCCACCTGCTGCCCAGGTACTGTGGACTTCCCCACCctgcacctggacctcagggtGGCCCGCAGTGTCCTGCCCTTGTCAGTGGTCTTCATTAGCATGATCACCTTCAATAACCTCTGCCTCAAGTATGTCGGTGTGGCCTTCTACAATGTGGGCCGCTCGCTGACCACTGTCTTCAACGTGCTGCTCTCCTACCTGCTGCTCAAACAGACCACCTCCTTCTATGCCCTGCTCACCTGCGGCATCATCATCG GTGGCTTCTGGCTTGGTGTGGACCAGGAGGGAGCAGAGGGTACCCTGTCCTTGACGGGCACCCTCTTTGGCGTGCTGGCCAGCCTCTGTGTTTCACTCAATGCCATCTACACCAAGAAGGTGCTCCCGGCAGTGGATGGCAGCATCTGGCGCCTGACCTTCTACAACAATGTCAATGCCTGTGTCCTCTTCCtgcccctgctgctgctgctcggGGACCTGCGGGCCCTGTGGGACTTTGCCCAGTTGGGCAGCGCCCACTTCTGGGGAATGATGACACTCAGCGGCCTATTTGGCTTTGCCATTGGCTACGTGACAGGACTGCAGATCAAGTTCACCAGTCCCCTGACCCACAATGTGTCGGGCACTGCCAAGGCCTGTGCCCAGACGGTGCTGGCTGTTCTCTACTACGAGGAGACCAAGAGTTTCCTCTGGTGGACGAGCAACATGATGGTCCTGGGGGGCTCCTCCGCCTACACCTGGGTCCGGGGCTGGGAGATGAAGAAGACTCAGGAGGAGCCCAGCCCCAAAGAGGGTGAGAAGAGCATGTTGGGCGTGTGA